TAAAACTCTTAAAAATGCTAATGCATCTTTTATTTCTGCTCTTTGATAGAATTTTATACCATTAATAAATTTATGTGGAATATTTTCTTCTACCAAAGCTTGTTCAAAAACTCTTGAATAATAATTAGATCTAAATAAAATCGCAATTGCTTTTAATTGATTTTTTTGTTTTTTCAATTCATTTATTTTGTTAACAACTCATCTTGCTTCGCCTTCTTCATTAAAACTATGAAAAAACTCAGGTTCGATACCTTCTTCATTTTCAGTAATAAGATCCTTACTATATCTCATTTTATTATATTTTATTAGCTTATTAGCTGCTGCTAATATTTTTTTTGTTGAACGATAATTTAAATCAAGAATTATAGTGCGAGAATTAGAAAATTCATTATCAAAATTTAAAATTAAACTAACATCAGCACCACGTCAATTATAAATGGTTTGATCAGGATCCCCAACAATAGTTATGTGAGTTGAATCGGTATATAGCATTTTTACAATTTCATATTGTAAAACAGAAGTATCTTGAAATTCATCAATCAAAATATATTTAAATTTTTCCTGGTATTTTCTTAAAATATCAGGTCTTAATGTAAATAAACGATGAGTTTGAATAACTAAATCATCAAAATCAAGAGAGCCTTGTAAAGCGAGTTCATTAAGATATTCTAAATAAATTTTGGCAAGAATAGTTGGTCTTTTTTCACGATTAAGTACATTAGCAAATTCAGCAGGGTCTTCAGAAAAGTTTTTAGCTCATGAAATATATTGTGCTGATGTTTTATAACTTATTTCATGCGGAGTTATTTCTAATTTATTATAAATTCTTTTAAAAATTTGTTCTTTATCATTTTCATCAACAATATAAAAATCAGTATGGTATCCTAGAACACGTATTTCTTTTCTTAAAACACTAGTACAAAATGAGTGAAAAGTTAAAACGTTTAACTTTTCTTTATTTTGTTGACAATATTTTTCAATTCTACTAATCATCTCTTTTGCTGCTTTATTAGTAAAAGTAACAGCTAAAATAGCGCTAGGCGGAACATTTAAATCATTAATTAGATAAGCTACTTTACGAGTTAAAACTTTTGTTTTTCCGGTTCCTGCACCAGCCACAATTCGTAAAGGTGCTTCAAAAAATACAACAGCTTCTCTTTGCTTTTCATTTAAATCACTTAATAAGTCAATTTTTTTCAAAATCATGAGCAACCTTTCTTAATTTTTATTATTAATGTACCTAAATTTTCTTTTTTCATAATAAATTGGTGTGAATTTAACGATACTATTTTTAGTATATTTTTTATTTTCTACAATTCTGCTACTTGTCAAAAAGTCGATTATTGAAAGTCTATTTGCTTTAAAAATATTAAATAAATAGCCAAATGTGTAAATTGAAAAAATTATAGATAATAAAATAACAACTACTTGAAGCACAATTTTATGATAAATATCATCACGAATTTTTAAAAAAATATGTCCTCTTTCATTTACAACTACAAAGCTTTTTTCAGATAAAAAAATCATAATAAAAAGCATAACAAATGTTAAATAAAAAGAGACAAAGACATTTCTCAATAAAATCATTTTAATGGTAAATTTCTTAGTTCCTGAATCGATTATAATTAATTTCATAATTAATAATCCAAACGTTCTACCTTTAATAATAATTGGAATTATCAAATAAAAAACATTAATACAAATTATTATTAATACAAAACCTCCATAAAATGAAAATTTACTTATTTCTTGATTATTTTTATTAGAAAAAGAAATAAGATAAAAAAGTAAAATGATTAATAATAAAGATAATACTAAATCAATAATATTTGCTACGAATCTTTTAATAAAACTTGAGTTTTTGTACATTAGACAAGTTGTTTTAAAATTTTCTTATTTTTCATCTTACTTATCGGAAACAGCATTAATGTTACTTCTTCATTATTTCTTGAAAAATAAGGATTAGTAAGTAAATAATTTTCTGCTTTATAAAATGCCTCTAATTTTTCTAAAAGTTCTAAGTGTTTAGCTAATAATAATTTGCTTCTTTTTTCATGAATTTCTTCTTTTGTTTTATAAATATTTTTATACGTAAAACTTGTTTCTTTCAAAAAGCCTGTCATTAAGAGTTTCAAAAAATAATATTTAGCATAAGTGATTTCCTCAAATAGCTTGCGATTCATATTAAGTAAATATTTCTCAAGTTCATCAAATATATTAAGGACTCTTTTAGAATTTAATCACATATCAGCAGGAAAATATTCACGATAAATTTTAAAATCTAAATAAGTATAACTTTTTGCTTCAAACAATAAAATATAATTTAATTCAATGCACAATTTAGTATCATTAGTATTTTTTAATTTAAATTTCATTACTTTTTGAACCAATGATTTCTTAAATATTTTATTAAAAATAAATGGGAAAACATAAGCGAATGGAAGAGGATTTTTAGCTAAATCAATTCTACGATCATTTATTAATCTCGCTTTTGGTTTTCAAGATATTGAACCATTAAGTCTTGGTTTGAATTCCAAAACATCAACATTATACTTTTCAGCATTTTTAATCATATTTTCAATATAATAATACTTAATTAAAGTTATATCAGTATTAAATACTGTTATATACTCTCCCTTTGCTAATTTAAAGGCACTAAGAAGATTATATTGATAACTATTAGTCTTTGAATTATAAATAACTTGTAATCTATTTTTAAATTTTTCAAAATAATTAGTTAATAATGAAATAATCTGTTTATTTTCAGATTCTTTTCCATTTAAACATAAAATAATCTCAAAGTCATTTGAGGTTTGAGATAATAATGAATCTAAATATTTTTTTACATTTTCAACGTTTTTTGTAACTAATGACACTAAAGATAATTTCATTTGCACCCCATAATATATCTAATATTTTACCATAATATCACTCAAAATCCTTATGTTTTTTGCAAAATCATGTTTATATATCGACTTAGTACTTAAATTTTTTGCAAAAAAACTAA
This DNA window, taken from Mycoplasmopsis cynos, encodes the following:
- a CDS encoding ATP-dependent helicase, which gives rise to MILKKIDLLSDLNEKQREAVVFFEAPLRIVAGAGTGKTKVLTRKVAYLINDLNVPPSAILAVTFTNKAAKEMISRIEKYCQQNKEKLNVLTFHSFCTSVLRKEIRVLGYHTDFYIVDENDKEQIFKRIYNKLEITPHEISYKTSAQYISWAKNFSEDPAEFANVLNREKRPTILAKIYLEYLNELALQGSLDFDDLVIQTHRLFTLRPDILRKYQEKFKYILIDEFQDTSVLQYEIVKMLYTDSTHITIVGDPDQTIYNWRGADVSLILNFDNEFSNSRTIILDLNYRSTKKILAAANKLIKYNKMRYSKDLITENEEGIEPEFFHSFNEEGEARWVVNKINELKKQKNQLKAIAILFRSNYYSRVFEQALVEENIPHKFINGIKFYQRAEIKDALAFLRVLFDGHEISLERIINVPNRGVGEVRLTKIREFARKKGKTIFFALKDHFKQLNVKELGKDFIINKLHPFMSCIIKYQKILASKTNRINRILDSFLNEIGFYDSIENNKNLRGTAKENVKELIKSIETWEKKNIGKTIEDYLNMINLLSVTDEFHNETNYVTLMTIHSAKGLEYDNIFLVGLNKGVFPSLRIFEEGDFINNSKDKTTNELLEEERRLAYVAVTRAKKRLFLSSSRGKIIGTNMHKEISQFLDEMGINTSDKILLQDQSNYVPTDDDPEAIFKNSKIIVGDIISHIIFGEGEVIESRSSNDIVVKFHNDGKERTLNKMHNSIRLISR
- a CDS encoding RDD family protein, translated to MYKNSSFIKRFVANIIDLVLSLLLIILLFYLISFSNKNNQEISKFSFYGGFVLIIICINVFYLIIPIIIKGRTFGLLIMKLIIIDSGTKKFTIKMILLRNVFVSFYLTFVMLFIMIFLSEKSFVVVNERGHIFLKIRDDIYHKIVLQVVVILLSIIFSIYTFGYLFNIFKANRLSIIDFLTSSRIVENKKYTKNSIVKFTPIYYEKRKFRYINNKN
- a CDS encoding glycosyltransferase: MKLSLVSLVTKNVENVKKYLDSLLSQTSNDFEIILCLNGKESENKQIISLLTNYFEKFKNRLQVIYNSKTNSYQYNLLSAFKLAKGEYITVFNTDITLIKYYYIENMIKNAEKYNVDVLEFKPRLNGSISWKPKARLINDRRIDLAKNPLPFAYVFPFIFNKIFKKSLVQKVMKFKLKNTNDTKLCIELNYILLFEAKSYTYLDFKIYREYFPADMWLNSKRVLNIFDELEKYLLNMNRKLFEEITYAKYYFLKLLMTGFLKETSFTYKNIYKTKEEIHEKRSKLLLAKHLELLEKLEAFYKAENYLLTNPYFSRNNEEVTLMLFPISKMKNKKILKQLV